A window from Electrophorus electricus isolate fEleEle1 chromosome 7, fEleEle1.pri, whole genome shotgun sequence encodes these proteins:
- the LOC118241702 gene encoding protein O-mannosyl-transferase TMTC2-like — protein NGHSLHHLDSNHHHDSSHHHNGFTPVEFPENTQNGYSRHVPTSTHASLPSKENMVVFSLGLLALPFLPATNMFFYVGFVVAERVLYIPSMGFCLLVVLGLRTLCVRARQRSSRTLLLGCTAGLLLLYSLRMVHRNQNWQNEDSLYRSGITVNPAKAWGNLGNVLKNQGKMLEAEEAYRNALYYRGNMADMLYNLGLLLQENDRFSEALHYYKLAVGSRPTLASAYLNTGIILVSQGSVDEAKHTFQTCADIPDENLKDPHAHKSSVTSCLYNLGKLLHEQGQQEEALSMYKEAVKKMPHQFAPQSLYNMMGEAYMRLNKIEEAGYWYRESLKAKPDHVPAHLTYGKLLSIMGQTADTEQYFLKAIDLEPTRGNCYMHYGQFLLEQSRLSEAAEMAEKAADLDSSEFDVVFSAAHMLRQASLNDAAEKYYRRAADLRPNYAAALMNLGAILHLNRKLQEAEVHYLHALQLKPDDLITQSNLHKLWNIMHKQGLRSTGS, from the exons AATGGCCACAGTCTCCATCACCTTGACAGCAATCATCACCATGACAGCAGTCACCACCACAATGGCTTCACTCCAGTAGAATTTCCTGAGAATACCCAGAATGGGTATTCCAGACACGTCCCCACTTCCACTCATGCATCTTTGCCATCCAAAGAAAACATGGTGGTCTTCTCCCTGGGCTTGCTGGCTTTGCCCTTCCTGCCTGCCACCAACATGTTCTTCTACGTGGGCTTTGTGGTTGCTGAGAGGGTGCTCTACATCCCCAGCATGGGCTTCTGTCTGCTGGTGGTGCTGGGGCTGAGGACCCTGTGTGTACGAGCAAGGCAGAGAAGCTCCAGGACGCTATTGCTGGGCTGTACTGCTGGGCTGCTCCTGCTCTATAGCCTCAGAATGGTGCACAGAAACCAAAACTGGCAGAATGAGGACTCGCTCTACAGGTCTGGCATCACTGTGAACCCCGCTAAAG CTTGGGGTAACCTTGGCAATGTCTTGAAGAACCAAGGTAAGATGCTAGAGGCAGAGGAAGCGTACAGAAATGCCCTGTATTACCGTGGCAACATGGCTGACATGCTTTACAACTT AGGtctgctgctgcaggagaaTGATCGCTTCTCTGAAGCTCTTCATTATTATAAGCTGGCAGTCGGGAGCAGACCAACCCTGGCCT CTGCATATTTGAACACTGGTATTATTCTAGTGTCTCAAGGCAGCGTGGACGAGGCCAAGCACACATTTCAGACCTGTGCAGACATCCCAGATGAGAATCTAAAGGACCCCCATGCTCACAAAAGCTCAGTCACTAGCTGCTTGTACAATCTGGGCAAGCTGCTACATGAACAGGGCCAGCAGGAG GAGGCCCTGTCCATGTATAAAGAAGCTGTGAAGAAGATGCCTCACCAGTTTGCCCCTCAGAGCCTTTACAACATGATGG GTGAGGCTTATATGAGGCTGAACAAGATTGAAGAGGCTGGGTATTGGTACAGAGAGTCGCTTAAGGCCAAACCCGACCATGTCCCAGCCCATTTGACCTATGGCAAGCTGCTGTCAATCATG GGccagacagcagacacagagcagTATTTCCTGAAGGCCATAGACCTTGAGCCCACCAGGGGAAATTGCTACATGCACTATG GCCAGTTTCTGCTGGAACAGTCTCGTTTAAGTGAAGCAGCAGAGATGGCAGAGAAAGCAGCTGACCTGGACAGCTCCGAGTTCGATGTTGTGTTCAGTGCAGCGCATATGctcag ACAGGCCAGTCTGAACGATGCAGCTGAAAAGTATTACAGGAGGGCAGCAGACCTTAGACCGAAT TATGCTGCTGCTCTCATGAATCTTGGAGCCATCCTCCACCTCAACAGAAAGCTTCAGGAGGCTGAGGTCCACTACCTCCATGCACTGCAGCTCAAACCAGACGACCTGATCACACAGTCCAACCTGCACAAACTCTGGAACATCATGCACAAACAGGGCCTGAGGAGTACGGGGTCATGA